One segment of Pyricularia oryzae 70-15 chromosome 3, whole genome shotgun sequence DNA contains the following:
- a CDS encoding isoflavone reductase, which produces MAFSTKLRVVVAGASGETGQSIVRGLLAESSKFDVIALARPESADNPAHQELARAGATVETADFLDVQALAERLAGADVVISCILPIKRAQSEALIDAAHRARVDRFVPSFFAMVMPPRGVMAVRELREELLDRCKLVYLPYTVIDVGQWYQIGLPPPWAPPMPQTEAFVGDGETPSAMIDKDDVGRYVARIITDPRTLNRSVFAYGEVTSQKTILAELKAATGREVPWHSISVAGLEARLAELRSSLSADPTSPKTTLDLAMTQYLYSRMVRGDNAPDRAQYLGYLDAKALYPDFEFKSLRHYIKEVVAGDRDHRVYVGREITSGETKKY; this is translated from the coding sequence ATGGCATTCTCCACCAAGCTCCGTGTAGTCGTCGCCGGCGCCTCTGGCGAGACTGGGCAGTCTATTGTCAGAGGACTGCTGGCAGAGTCGTCCAAATTTGATGTCATAGCACTGGCGCGGCCCGAGTCGGCGGACAATCCGGCCCACCAAGAGTTGGCACGGGCGGGCGCCACCGTCGAGACGGCCGACTTTCTCGACGTGCAGGCCCTCGCGGAGCGACTGGCAGGCGCTGACGTCGTCATCTCATGCATTCTACCCATAAAGCGGGCCCAGTCGGAAGCGCTCATCGACGCCGCGCATCGCGCGCGGGTCGACCGCTTCGTGCCCAGCTTCTTCGCCATGGTCATGCCCCCGCGCGGCGTGATGGCGGTGCGCGAGCTGAGGGAAGAGCTGCTGGACCGGTGCAAGCTCGTCTACCTACCCTACACGGTCATCGACGTCGGCCAGTGGTACCAGATTGGCCTCCCGCCGCCGTGGGCCCCGCCGATGCCCCAGACCGAAGCCTTTGTGGGCGATGGCGAGACTCCCAGCGCCATGATCGACAAGGACGATGTCGGGCGCTACGTGGCTCGCATCATCACGGATCCGCGGACGCTGAATCGCTCCGTTTTCGCATACGGCGAGGTGACTTCACAAAAGACTATATTGGCCGAGCTCAAGGCCGCGACGGGAAGAGAAGTGCCGTGGCATTCGATTTCGGTGGCCGGACTCGAGGCGCGTCTCGCGGAGCTGCGGAGTTCCTTGTCCGCAGACCCGACTAGCCCAAAGACAACTTTGGACCTTGCTATGACCCAGTATCTGTACAGTCGGATGGTGAGGGGTGACAACGCGCCTGACCGCGCCCAATACCTAGGTTATCTAGACGCCAAGGCGCTGTACCCGGACTTTGAGTTTAAGTCGCTCCGCCATTATATCAAAGAGGTTGTCGCTGGGGATCGAGACCATAGAGTCTACGTTGGCCGGGAAATCACGTCAGGTGAAACAAAGAAATACTAG
- a CDS encoding glucose oxidase → MRSSPILLQLLLCVSGLAETFDYVVVGAGTAGLVIANRLSENSAVTVAVIEPGGDERENPQVKSASSFLQAFNTRVDWNYRTVNQPFVNNRPQQYHQGKGIGGTSIINGMNYIRAEKAEIDALEKLGNPGWNWNTLFPYYKRNERFTVPSEAQAKAGIKYKAENRGGDGPVRTGFPFDTANSTYGVQIRQTWANVGLPDNQDSSGGDVHGVSSNPLTIDRDAHMRWDAARAYWIPAEGRSNLKMIRGTARKIVWRTGTSGAVQASGVEYLTAAGEAVVVDARKEVVLSAGSLRSPAILEASGVGNPRVLQPLGINVTVNLPGVGENLQEQPNTSLNYVLRASLTGQNVMQAYATAADVFGSSTRAVAAATLANITAYAKLAVDASGGPTFVNQTAVEVLMRVQHDLLFNQNVTAAEYLTFVRQGGSLSLNFWWLYPFSRGSVHLSRDSLADASVVAQPTIDPRLNMVPFDVTAQGMVAKLADKFSETSPIKDIKTSRGGLGANPTNTQWEDFARSGTAVNSHNLGTASMMKRELGGVVDPELKVYGTRNVRVVDMSIFPLQFSGHPQSTLYAVAERAAEIIKRASL, encoded by the exons ATGCGCTCCTCACCGATTCTGCTGCAGCTCCTGCTCTGCGTCTCCGGCCTGGCCGAGACCTTTGACTACGTCGTCGTCGGTGCCGGCACTGCAGGCCTGGTGATTGCCAACAGGCTTTCGGAAAACTCGGCCGTCACCGTCGCCGTGATCGAGCCCGGCGGTGACGAGCGCGAAAACCCCCAGGTCAAGAGCGCCAGCAGCTTTCTGCAGGCCTTCAACACCCGCGTCGACTGGAACTACCGCACCGTGAACCAGCCGTTTGTCAACAACCGCCCGCAGCAGTACCACCAGGGCAAGGGGATAGGGGGAACCAGCATCATCAATG GAATGAACTACATCCGGGCCGAAAAGGCCGAGATCGACGCGCTGGAGAAGCTCGGCAACCCCGGCTGGAACTGGAACACGCTGTTCCCCTACTACAAGCGCAACGAGCGCTTCACCGTGCCGAGCGAGGCCCAGGCCAAGGCGGGCATCAAGTACAAGGCAGAGAaccgcggcggcgacgggccCGTCCGCACCGGCTTCCCCTTCGACACAGCCAACTCGACCTACGGCGTGCAGATCCGCCAGACCTGGGCCAACGTCGGCCTGCCCGACAACCAGGACTCGTCCGGCGGCGACGTGCACGGGGTCTCGTCCAACCCGCTCACCATCGACCGCGACGCCCACATGCGGTGGGACGCCGCGAGGGCGTACTGGATCCCGGCCGAGGGCAGGTCGAACCTGAAGATGATCAGGGGCACGGCGAGGAAGATCGTGTGGAGGACGGGGACTTCGGGCGCTGTGCAGGCGAGCGGCGTGGAGTACttgacggcggcgggcgagGCTGTCGTGGTGGATGCGCGGAAGGAGGTGGTGCTCTCTGCCGGTTCGCTGAGGAGTCCGGCTATCCTTGAGGCGTCCGGAGTTGGTAACCCACG TGTCCTGCAACCTCTCGGCATCAACGTCACCGTCAACCTCCCCGGCGTCGGCGAGAACCTCCAAGAACAGCCCAACACCAGCCTCAACTACGTGCTGCGGGCGTCGCTCACCGGCCAAAACGTGATGCAGGCGTACGCGACGGCCGCCGACGTCTTTGGCAGCAGCACccgggcggtggcggcggcgacgctgGCCAACATCACGGCGTACGCCAAGCTCGCGGTGGACGCGTCGGGCGGGCCGACGTTTGTGAACCAGACGGCGGTCGAGGTGCTCATGCGCGTGCAGCACGACCTGCTCTTCAACCAAAACGTCACGGCCGCCGAGTACCTGACCTTTGTGAGGCAGGGCGGCTCGCTGTCGCTCAACTTTTGGTGGCTGTACCCCTTCTCCCGCGGGAGCGTGCACCTCTCGAGGGACTCGCTGGCCGACGCCTCGGTCGTCGCGCAGCCCACCATCGACCCGCGCCTCAACATGGTGCCGTTTGACGTGACGGCCCAGGGCATGGTGGCCAAGCTGGCGGACAAGTTCTCCGAGACGTCGCCCATCAAGGACATCAAGACTTCGAGGGGTGGGCTTGGGGCCAACCCGACCAATACGCAGTGGGAGGACTTTGCGAGGAGTGGca CCGCCGTAAACTCACACAACCTTGGCACCGCGTCCATGATGAAGCGGGAGCTTGGTGGAGTCGTGGACCCGGAATTGAAGGTGTACGGAACACGCAACGTCAGGGTCGTCGACATGTCCATCTTTCCTCTCCAGTTCAGCGGGCACCCGCAGTCTACCCTGTATGCAGTGGCTGAGAGGGCAGCAGAGATTATCAAGAGGGCCTCTCTGTAG
- a CDS encoding metalloproteinase — MYFAFAFIYLNAAGAIASTAATGLADPRHYRSQVDSNLGGHLNRRAHLDGLSECPDTQAVQNAIHGCYDLADEGSHAARNNDKLFKVIFKTEDPDTKRHVESNFEKLKEACSSDSHKVSVTCRDPSEMCRFHGPLCQEPRYYR, encoded by the exons ATGTATTTCGCGTTTGCGTttatttacctcaatgctgCCGGCGCTATAGCTTCGACTGCGGCCACTGGTTTAGCAGATCCACGCCATTACCGTTCTCAAGTTGACAGTAATTTAGGCGGTCATTTAAACAGACGCGCCCATCTGGATGGCCTTTCAGAATGCCCCGATACACAAGCGGTTCAAAACGCCATACACGG CTGCTATGATCTTGCGGATGAGGGCTCCCATGCGGCCAGGAATAATGATAAATTGTTCAAAGTGATTTTCAAAACCGAAGACCCAGACACCAAACGACATGTTGAGAGTAATTTCGAGAAACTTAAAGAAGCGTGCAGTAGCGATTCGCACAAAGTGTCTGTAACTTGTCGGGACCCAAGCGAAATGTGTCGTTTCCACGGTCCACTTT GCCAGGAGCCGCGATATTACCGCTAA
- a CDS encoding cytochrome P450 monooxygenase yields MRAEFNGCRDISKATIATIAQFLWKRRSHPLRSIPGPWINSLSEIPAALALVKGDQHIYYKSLHEKYGRVVRVSPNELSFLSTEARQEIYGLRKGGLNMEKSPIFLGAVGAVGGETGVSLALNADHTRQRRALGYLFTNSALLRFEALMKLQVQKFIAVMEEKTLKKEPVNVANWFTYLAFDIMGDLCFAEPFGCLDQAANTEWSTSVINVFVSATWTQGIRRLSGTGTWLESLMTWLLVPAKAAEWRRTHLNNSRERTLRRLASSEQDHADFIYHILNSEGKSTLSHNEVILNVALMISAGTDTTATALTGWTYFVCTHPEVYQRLIDEVRGGLPTEDHIRWENVRKMSYLEATIHEALRLYPPSPASQQRVVPRGGATIDGYFVPEGTTVAVPPWVSTHSEMHFYDPESFRPERWLGEDDKYARDDFNASLPFGTGPRVCIGRNLAYMEMQLITATLLWNYDLELDREKYLDVNSVWGLDGNMKRMKVFHSMTKPDLWVKLNKVRQ; encoded by the exons ATGCGAGCAGAGTTCAACGGCTGCCGTGACATTTCAAAG GCAACAATCGCCACCATCGCCCAATTCCTCTGGAAGAGACGCTCTCACCCTCTGCGCTCAATACCAGGACCCTGGATCAATAGCTTGTCCGAGATCCCTGCGGCGTTGGCTCTGGTCAAGGGCGACCAGCACATTTACTACAAGTCTCTGCATGAGAAATATGGCCGTGTGGTTCGCGTCTCGCCCAATGAGCTCAGCTTCCTTAGCACGGAAGCGCGACAGGAGATCTATGGTTTGCGG AAAGGTGGACTGAACATGGAAAAAAGCCCCATCTTTTTGGGGGCGGTGGGTGCGGTGGGCGGAGAGACGGGCGTGAGCCTTGCGCTCAACGCAGACCACACTCGACAGCGGCGGGCGCTGGGCTACCTCTTTACAAATAGCGCGCTGCTCAGGTTTGAGGCGTTGATGAAGCTGCAGGTGCAAAAGTTCATCGCGGTCATGGAGGAGAAGACGCTAAAGAAGGAGCCGGTGAATGTTGCCAACTGGT TTACTTATCTTGCATTCGACATCATGGGTGATCTCTGCTTTGCAGAACCGTTTGGATGTCTGGACCAGGCCGCCAACACGGAGTGGTCCACCTCGGTCATCAACGTCTTTGTATCGGCCACCTGGACCCAAGGCATCCGCAGGCTGTCCGGAACGGGGACTTGGCTCGAATCCCTGATGACGTGGCTGCTCGTGCCAGCCAAGGCGGCCGAGTGGAGAAGGACGCATCTCAACAACTCACGCGAGAGGACGCTACGGCGGCTCGCGTCCTCGGAGCAGGACCACGCCGACTTCATCTACCACATCCTCAACAGCGAGGGCAAGAGCACCCTGAGCCACAACGAGGTCATACTCAACGTGGCCCTCATGATCAGCGCCGGCACCGacacgacggcgacggcccTGACCGGCTGGACCTATTTCGTCTGCACGCACCCAGAGGTGTACCAAAGGCTGATTGACGAGGTCAGGGGTGGGCTGCCGACAGAGGACCACATCCGGTGGGAAAACGTCCGCAAGATGAGCTACCTCGAAGCGACCATACACGAAGCCCTCAGGCTCTACCCGCCCTCACCGGCAAGCCAGCAGCGCGTCGTCCCCCGGGGCGGAGCCACCATCGACGGGTATTTTGTACCCGAGGGGACGACCGTCGCCGTTCCGCCGTGGGTGTCGACGCACTCGGAGATGCACTTTTACGACCCCGAGTCCTTTAGGCCAGAGAGGTGGCTGGGCGAGGATGACAAGTATGCCAGGGACGACTTCAACGCCTCGCTGCCCTTTGGGACCGGGCCTCGCGTCTGCATTGGCAGGAACCTGGCCTACATGGAGATGCAACTCATCACTGCCACTCTGTTGTGGAATTATGACCTCGAGCTGGATAGAGAAAAATACTTGGACGTGAATTCGGTCTGGGGCTTGGATGGCAACATGAAGCGCATGAAGGTCTTTCACTCCATGACCAAGCCGGACCTCTGGGTCAAGTTGAACAAGGTCCGGCAATGA
- a CDS encoding trichothecene C-15 hydroxylase, giving the protein MFSLFETLRPVNVFNRIGIYSRCTMFFFHLLRRISGPKSWAHPAKNIRYNAEYYLMRFWPRSWWNKSLSSMGSGPRIAAPSATTIVGHYIREDIVVDINTWAVHHDPNSFTLPESFVPEPGLGDGRFMNGRLDAVKAFSTEPRSYIGKNLAYAQIRMVSTRTNIGS; this is encoded by the exons ATGTTTTCTCTGTTCGAAACCCTTCGACCTGTCAATGTCTTCAATCGTATTGGCATT TACTCCCGTTGTAcaatgttttttttccaccTTCTACGAAGGATATCGGGTCCAAAATCGTGGGCGCATCCCGCGAAGAACATTCGGTACAACGCCGAATACTATCTCATGCGTTTTTGGCCCAGGTCATGGTGGAACAAGAGCCTATCCTCCATGG GTAGCGGACCTCGCATTGCAGCGCCCAGTGCCACCACGATTGTTGGCCATTACATTCGCGAAGAC ATTGTTGTTGATATCAATACATGGGCCGTCCATCACGACCCGAACTCGTTCACCTTGCCAGAGTCCTTTGTTCCTGAACCCGGGTTGGGAGATGGGCGCTTTATGAATGGCAGGCTGGACGCTGTCAAGGCTTTCTCGACCGAGCCACGTAGTTATATTGGCAAAAA TCTTGCATACGCCCAGATCAGGATGGTCTCCACGAGGACAAATATTGGGTCGTAG